AGATCGTACATACAATAATCACTCCTATCACAATACAATAATGGAAGTAGTTCAATACTACTTCCATTATTGTACCATATTTTTTTGATTTTACATAACGCCGGCTGGTTGTCTAAATTTATTTTTCGTCTCCTGTATTTCTTGCATTTGTGCCGGCTTTACTGAGTACCAACCTCTTTGATTAATAGCATTCCATACTTGCTTTTGCTCTTCAAATGTTGAATTTAAAGCATTAATAAAATCCTTTTTAAGACTTTCATTGGCGGCCTCAGTTGCTGCATGTGAAAGTACATCGATAGCAAGTTTGTAATCGCCCAGCACTCCCATCATAATGTCTTTATCTGTTATACCTGTATTACTTATCATATGTACACCTCCTTATTCTAAGTTTTTCATGATAGAGTTAAAATTATTTTGACATCTACTAGCTAAATTCTGGCAAAGTGCTTTTAGTTGCTGATCCTTAAGCCTCGTCGCACCATCGTTCAAACACTTTACCATATGATCTTGAAGCGAAAGCACATCATCTAGATACATCAATTCTTTGCTTGTTATCTGTGGCAATTCAATTCCTCCTTTCATAAGTTTCAAATTTAATATGCGCATATGAAAAAAAAATATACGGCAACGCCATATATTTTTAAATTCTCATTTGATATATCCTTTTCTCTTCAATTTCTCGATATGCTCATTCAATTTTTCATCAATATTTATACTATATTGATCCTCCAAGACAAACATCATAGACACAGCTACTTGTGCAACATCTAGAAGTTCTTCTGAGATTTTCTCTGCCACATCTTTATTAGACATCGTTATATTTTCTCCATTTAATCCCCTGAATTTTCCTATTGCCTGTGCTAACTCCCCCGCTTCTTCCATAAGCTTCAATGCGGTAGACTCCAAGGAAGGCTTAAGATTATTAAGTTGAGGTAAACTTATAGCTTTATACTTTGTCTCCATATCATCACCACCTTACGATTGTTTCCTTCTGGCTAAAAACTTTGATACTTCAGGTGTTTTTTCTTTAATGATATCAAGCATTTTATATGAAATATTTCTTATATCCCACTGGGCTTCCGGTGTACATCTTAAATTAGCAAAATGGTCAAATGCCCACAGATCTGTATCCATCAATACAATCCTTCTATGCGCATTTGTAACGACATAAGGACATACATTAGGTAATTTTTCAGACAACTCCATGTACAATTTTTCAGATTCATCAATTGCCTTTTTTAATACATCAACACATCCAGCTTTTTCGACATTGGACGGTACAGTATATCCATTTTCAACTGTAGGCTTATAAGCATTGAAATTAATCATTCTGTGCCTAAGCAATTGATGCCATGCCGCTTCACTTACTTTTAACTGAAATTTATACCTTACAGCTCTAAAAGGTTCTATCAGATGATCAAACTGATCCATCTTTGATGCTGCAGATTCTACTATATAAGCCTTTTCTTCTCTGCTAAGAGCTTTAACCGTTTTTATTATTCCATCAATAGGTTTTCCAGTGTATGAAAAGAGAATATGCATTGATAGTATATCAAGAAATGTCATTTCGCCGTTCTTACCTGTATAATCAATCAGCTTAACATCTGATGTTTCTGAATTATCGTTAAAATTATAGCCCTTAGCTATTTTCTCCATATCTTTATTAACAGCCAATTGATATTTTGACGGGCTTAAATGTCTCATCATGCTTGGTGCTATTTTTTCTGCTTCATTTATGATATTCTCTGCTAATATTTCCGCTTCTTTCGTGCCATGAGATTGCAGTTTTCTTATTATATCTTGTAAGTCAAGAGCATTTAACGCGACAGCAAAGCTGGTTTTAGCAGACAACAAGAGTGCATATCGAGCATCTTCAAAAGCTATTTTGCTTATTCTATTTATGTAGGCTTTGTCACTTTCATGCTCATTCCTCTCGACAGTTGACTTCAAAAATTCTGTAAGTTCAGCTACAAGTGCTTCATATGCATCAAAAGAAATATTCCAGACTTTTATAAACTTTTCCTTTAAATCCGGATAATCATCAAGTTCTGGAGGAATCATAAACCTGTCTCTGGTTGGTCTTTGATATCTTTGGCTCCATTCAATAAACGAAGGCCTTTTATTCATCAGTTCAATGTCACCAGATAAGTATCTAGAAGTATCCTCTATGCACAAATGCATCAAATTCTGTTCTGCTATAGAAGAATGTCCAAACTTTTCTACCCACTTTTCATGAAAAGCCTTGGCTTTCTGTATCGCCACATCCATCGGAATTTCAGAAGTTGTAAGAAAATCATTTATATCAAGATCGCCTGATGTTAGAGACTCTAATATATTTAACCTCCAGCTAGTATCCTTCCTGCTTACTTTAGAATTGATGGGAGGGATTATAAACTCTGGCAGTGAATGTATAAAATAAACCGGGCCGTATAAATTCGTCACAAATTTTTTTAATAGCCTTTCTTCACCTTCCGTCAATTTTCTCATTAACATATTAAAACTCCTCTCAAACTTAATTATATATAAATTATATCGTAAAAAGGGTTTTTATGGTACATTAAAAGGAGCTAAATGAGCTCCTTTTTTTGTCAATATTATTTTCAGAATATAAAAATGGTGACCCATCCGCGATTCGAACGCGGGACACCCTGCTTAAAAGGCAGGTGCTCTGCCGACTGAGCTAATGGGTCACATTTGGTGGAGGGAGATGGATTCGAACCAGCGAAGGCAAATGCCAACAGATTTACAGTCTGCCCCCTTTAGCCACTTGGGTATCCCTCCACAATTATTTAACTAAGCCTTCAACAACGACTTTTTTATTTTATAATAAATATTAGCAATTGTCAAGTATAGTAAGCTTAAAAAATCCTTACT
The nucleotide sequence above comes from Thermoanaerobacterium sp. CMT5567-10. Encoded proteins:
- a CDS encoding spore coat protein gives rise to the protein MISNTGITDKDIMMGVLGDYKLAIDVLSHAATEAANESLKKDFINALNSTFEEQKQVWNAINQRGWYSVKPAQMQEIQETKNKFRQPAGVM
- a CDS encoding spore coat protein, whose product is MPQITSKELMYLDDVLSLQDHMVKCLNDGATRLKDQQLKALCQNLASRCQNNFNSIMKNLE
- a CDS encoding MazG-like family protein, which translates into the protein METKYKAISLPQLNNLKPSLESTALKLMEEAGELAQAIGKFRGLNGENITMSNKDVAEKISEELLDVAQVAVSMMFVLEDQYSINIDEKLNEHIEKLKRKGYIK
- a CDS encoding FAD-dependent thymidylate synthase is translated as MLMRKLTEGEERLLKKFVTNLYGPVYFIHSLPEFIIPPINSKVSRKDTSWRLNILESLTSGDLDINDFLTTSEIPMDVAIQKAKAFHEKWVEKFGHSSIAEQNLMHLCIEDTSRYLSGDIELMNKRPSFIEWSQRYQRPTRDRFMIPPELDDYPDLKEKFIKVWNISFDAYEALVAELTEFLKSTVERNEHESDKAYINRISKIAFEDARYALLLSAKTSFAVALNALDLQDIIRKLQSHGTKEAEILAENIINEAEKIAPSMMRHLSPSKYQLAVNKDMEKIAKGYNFNDNSETSDVKLIDYTGKNGEMTFLDILSMHILFSYTGKPIDGIIKTVKALSREEKAYIVESAASKMDQFDHLIEPFRAVRYKFQLKVSEAAWHQLLRHRMINFNAYKPTVENGYTVPSNVEKAGCVDVLKKAIDESEKLYMELSEKLPNVCPYVVTNAHRRIVLMDTDLWAFDHFANLRCTPEAQWDIRNISYKMLDIIKEKTPEVSKFLARRKQS